Below is a genomic region from Drosophila albomicans strain 15112-1751.03 chromosome 2R, ASM965048v2, whole genome shotgun sequence.
GATATCATTGACACCGCCGACAATCTCATCACGACCCAACTTCAAGCCGTTGGCAATCTCGATGGTCTTCAGCGTGTTGGTGCGTATCTTGTTGATCTTCGCAATGCCCTGATACCGAGGACGATGCTGTTTGCGTGCCAAAAAGCCGCGAGCAATGCGCTGTGCTGTCAGCACACACTTGTTGCGGAAAATAATGCGATTGCGCACTGCAGAGCAGAGGAGAAGAGATTAACAATAAGAGGATTATCACTTCACTCTTTTTCAACTCACATTTAATGACGCAAAGTGCACCGAGCGCAGACTTGACCCAGCGTGAACGTATCAGCCACTTCTTCACCTTGGCCACAATGGCTAGCATATTCTCGGGATCGGAACGCATAATGCGATCAAACTCTACGAATTTGCCCGGCCGGAAGAAGACCTTGGTGATGCCGAACTTAAAGTCCTTGGCGCTCAGATTAAGCGACTGGAACATTGCCTCGCAAAATGTGCGGGCTGGCAGTGATACCAATTCTGGAGGTAGCACCGACTTGTACATGCTGTAGAGATCGGCGAAGAGTACACGCGACGGGAAACCGTGCTCCATCAGCTCCAGCACCGATATGGTGCCCGAGCACTTGAGCTGCGCCAGCGCCAAGCTGCCTTCGAACTGGCGATCAACCATTTTGCTGTTGGGCTTGATGCAACGTATGAAATTGGTTCCCTgcaagcaacaaataaatcagTTTGCAAACTCTAATTTGTGTCTATTATGTTGCCAAACTTACATTCTGCTCGAGTTTCTCCATGAGCTCGCCCAGCTGTGTCTTGAACTTGGAGCCAACGGAAATGAAATTGAGCTTGCCACGCACCGAAGTGTTGCTGCCTGATGGGAAGAGCTGTTTGAGCAATGGATTCTCACACTCCTGCACCAGACCCTCGAGTGAGGCGTGCAACGCATCGTTGTTCTTCTCAATGAATTGCTCGGTGTTGTAGCAAACGGCGCCAGCGAAATGACGCACCAGGAAACCTTCTTCATCACGCAACGTGCGATGCGCTTTGAGGCGCGAAGAACGCGGCAAACCGAGACGATAATGATTGGCCCACGACTTGTGCACCTCGGCGGTGAAATGCGAAGGCGATGGCTTAGGCAACTTGGACTCCTCGTCCAACAGCGTAAATATGCCATTTGCCTTGGCCTCGATCAGTTCAATAATATCCTGATTGTCCGTAAACGTAATCTCGGGCACATTGAGACCCTCGCGCTTATACAGCTCCTGTTCGTTCTTCAAGATGTTATCGTTGAAGAATTTCTGCAGCTTTTCGTTGCAGTAATTGATGCAGAACTGCTCGAACGAGTTGACCGTAAAGTACTCAAAGCCCGCAATGTCGAGCACACCAATGTAAAAGTTGGAGGCCTGGAAAGGAATGCTCTGATTGATCAGAGCCACAATGCGATCGAAGAGGCGACTATAGATGGCCTTGGCCAAGGCATCGCGTGCATTGTTCGCCTCGTAGATCTTTAGAGGAACCCTGCAAGCAAACAGTAATAAGTCAAGGAACATTTTCGTTATAAATTCTGGGTGCTTACATGATAACCGTGCCCTTGAAGCCACCGCCTTTGCTCTGCATGACGCGTGACACCAAAGCGGTGCGCAGCTCGGTCTCATCCACGCCCAGCAAACCACTGGTGATAGTCATCGATTGCTCCGATGCCTCGGACACCTGACAACCGCCACGCACATCGTCGGGTATCTCCTCGAAGGTGATGTTACCCAAATGCAGCACAGCTGCCACCAGCGTATAGATGCCCATTTTATCGGTCTCAGAGAGTCCTAAGCGACCCAGCGCCTTGTCCAGATTTTGAAAGTGCTGATAGTCATCGATAATGGGATCCTTGAGCGGTCCCTTCTTCTGATGACTGTTCGACTTTTGAGTCCCTGGTATTAGCTGCTCGGTCTTGGCATTGGCAAAGTACTGCGTGCAGCCAGAGAGATACTAAAAGAAGAGAATTTGTTAGACAGTTGATTAGTATGTCGATAATTCAGAAACTTACTCGATAATCATCCGGCTTGCCCAAGCTTAGCTTGTCACGCAGCTGCTGTGGAGCGCCAGCTAGCAGCATGTAGAACACATGATAGTTACGCTCCTCGGCGCTTTGGGTGCAAATACGACTCTTCTCGAGCAGATAGTGAGAGATGTAGCCTCCCACCACTTGACACTTGCCATCGTAGTGCACCTCAATGAACTTGCCGAAGCGTGAAGAGTTATTGTTGCGTGTGGTCTTCGCATTGCCAAAGGCCTCCAGCACGGGATTGgctaaaagagagagagagaaaatgaaTCATTACAACAAAGTATAAAAAGTTTGTAAGCAACAAAGGTTATAATGGCTGTACAAATTAGGCTGATTAACTTAAATTTCTCAGCGTAAAAAcgtaatattaataattataataatgttgcaaattaattaagatatcttatatcttatcTTATAAGTTTCTATATAAAAGACAGAAGCTTATTGACAGGAAGTTTATGTGCTGATTGAACTTAGAAAGATATAAACTTAGTCGGTTATGAGCGAGTAAATTGTAATCTTAAATGAATCGAACTTTGTTATAttaacaaaatgtatattttggcATTGAAGTCATTGTTCTAACTAgtaatttttcttaattataaattaagcataagaaaaatatactaaagaaatcttgtgaaatatattaccgataaaattattgtattctaaataaattctaaattctaattcaataagtaaataaagGTAAATTATAAATCGACTTAAGAGATATAAGCTGTTTAAAATAGAgctaattattaaattgcagaTAACAATATTGTATTCTAGAACTTAGTTCTTATAcacaaatcataaatataaaactaaataataatatcagGATTTAAGGTATGTCTAGTCTTCCAGCAAATGTTGCCTTACCATCCAATATTTTCGTCTCTATGGGACCGGCGCTGTCGTGTGAGTAACACAGATACTTGAGCAAATATTTGGTGGACTCCGTTTTGCCAGCACCCGACTCTCCCGACACAATGATCGACTGCGACAACTTGTAGACGCGCATGTCGCGAATGGCCTTATCCGCTGTAAACGTgaaaaacagagagaaagagagagagagttatgATTGACAGTCTTGTAGTTAGTCATCAATCATCGCCACTTACCAATGGCAAACACATGCGGCGGCAATTCACCCAGCGAGCGTCCATTGTACTTCTTGATGGTATCCGGCGCATAGAGCTCCTTGATCTCACGATACGGATTCACAGCAATGAGTATGTTGGCCACGTAGGTCTgcagaaaatataatactagTTTTAGCAAAATACAGgtattaaatagatatattaacatacataGATCTTGTCTTTGTAGTAACGCGTTTTCAGATTGTCCAGAAATGTGGCCTCGTTGAGTAGCATAAGTTCACCTGGAAATGAAATTTGGCGTAAGTTGTCTCATTATTCTTGCAACAAAACATGTGCACATTAAAAATCTGTTGGTTTTCTGTTACAACAAGTTAACTTTCTCCCGGGGGGTTCCGGATTCGAAGTCGAGTTGTACTCGTCGCCGGGGTCGGGGTCGGGGGTTATGTTTAAGTGCTTTACCGCTTAACTGTTTCAAGCAAGCGTAGCTAACGATCAAACGACAAGGGTTTTGGATGCTCACGACAACCAAGACTATGAAATAAAGGTTTATGATCTCTTAACCGAAAAGTAGAGCAGAACAATACACACGTGAGATTCCGACTTCGATTCCGATTCGGATAGTTGAAAGTTTAGGGCACTTTTTTTACCATGAAAATCGTATATCAAATTCAAGTTTCTCATGAAACACTTTTGCTgcaatacatatttgtttatggTTCTGATTCTGAGTCTGATTCTGTTTCTGATTCCACAGAATTTCTGACATTATCTCTTTGCACTATATTGTCTTTTCGTTGCAGTTGACGCTGGTGATGGACTTGTGTATTTACTGGATAAACAATTCTGAAAGAAACTCTTGCCATTCACACGGCATTCATATCCAAAACGATTCTCTATACTTTATGTAATCACAACGAACGACTCACTCAAAACGcacacaccaaaaacaaactaGAGATAAAGTCCCCGAAAAAACAAAGGGAACAACACCTGCACactcatccacatccacatacACTGACATGCACACTTTTTCATGTGTAAATATTGATGGTAAGTAATATCGTAATATCGTTGTTTGCACTTACAGTTATCATCGTGATCCTGTGGTCCATCACATGAGGAGTGTATATCATCGTAGTGACAAGTGCGTTTCGGGAATTTACGATCTATGGGCGTAACTTCAAACTCTTTGCTGCCAATTTCCGTAATCCGACCCTGTATATATCCATCCGCCGGATCTCTTACCCATACAAGCTGGGTATCCTCCAACATTTTGCGCACTGTAAGaattagcaaaaacaaaaagcacacacaattAATTACATGGAAATCACGATTTGAACATTTGTCTTAATAAACGTAATTAAATGGGGGATTTGCAAATGGCAATCAAAGTGAAAAATCTTATCAACTGCCACCGTcactaacactaacactaGACAACAGGTAACTCGATGTAGTGTGTAGGTAGCAAACGTTCTGCGTTAAGAGCCGCGTCGTCAGAGTTCACAAAAGCAACTGAGCGACTGCTATGCGAACCTCGTCGACGATCCCAGCCAGGTGAGTTTACTCTCCAGCTAGAGGTGACAGCGTGAGGAGTTATCGTGACACGAGTAACGATATGTgtaagtaaattaatattttgtattaaatatatgtgtagCTGTAACTCATCGAATTACGAATTacagttaattttaaaacattacAAGTGGTTATAATTGGCTTcgaagtttttctttttacgaTTAGGTGAATGTTAAAAATTACCCCAGTTTTAAGCctagttttaaaaatagtgttgcaaataacaaatataaaaatttcatttgaatggaTTATGTATCATTCATATTCACATCATTATCCCAACATTCATTGTTGCCATAGACTACAAAAATGAACttactatatacataaatatttcaatgctATTTTGGTAATAAAGAATAGTAATTAAGAATAGTTTACGACAAATTTTGTCTACAGCTAATAAGTATTACGAAATTTCTGTTCTTTCGAGACCTAGAACaatcttttaatatttcaacaatATCGGTTTAGAGATCATAAATTCCTAAAGTATCACTACATACGAACTTAATTTTTCTTACTCCAGCGAATATCGTACCTTACGATACACGAATTACACCCATTTATAACAATACCTTTGACACGCGCTCATCTCTAATCAACATTGATtggcttgctctctctcttttgtgttcgctctctcattctctctttgTGACTGGCTTTATCTCTAGGCAAAGCGAGTAACAGTCATTAAGGCCGTTTTGCCGCTCTGTTGGCAATGTTGCGGCATTGCCGGGTCGGGCTAGGCTAGGCCGGTGTTTTATGTCAGTCAGTTCTTGTTGAGCATTTCTCAGCTATTAAACCTTTACCTGTTTGTTCCTCGATCTCTACCGCACCCGCATCTGCTTTACTCTCTGCATTCGGTtatatttctctctttcttttttgtcacTGTTGGCTATTGTTCTTCCCATTcgctgacgctgacgttgTCGCGTTGTGGCAATTTCTGTTACTTTTGCTATACGTTTCAGTTTTGTtgtagttctttttttttgtctatttacTGCTGGTTACCTTTCTTGGTCATGCGTTGACTCATGGGCGTCGTGCCGTTGATAAGCACAGCTCCACCAAACCGTGTAGGTGTTGACATGGTGCAGAGACCGAGACAGCAGAGAACAGagaggagagagcgagagggaaaCCGCCGAGCGACCCATAACAATGTCGaccttgctttttttttagtcaATTCGCAACAGCAAAATATTGTACTGAGTATGGGATATACTACTTGAATTCGCATTTACATTGGAAACCGCAAAGCTCTCGTTTACATtagtttgtctgtctgccctCTAATATAACATACTACATACAATAGTAGTACAATCCAAAACACACAATCGCAAACGCTGTTGGGGTAACAAAGACAATGACGTTGGTGAATTGTTTTTAGAGCAAAAACGGCGTCAAggtgaaattcatttatttagttcGCTGGGTTAATGTTGCATACGCTAGGTTCGGATTTTAGGTTCGTAATTGTTCGGCGACTGAAAAACgatttcaaatatattgtttgttattttttgggtgagcgagcgagagagagagagggagaaacaATGGCATTTCCCTTCTTCCCGCATAAATTAAGATGAAATTTGCAAAAGtgctaaattattaaatgattgttaaacaagtttattttttttgttgtctttgctcGTTTCTACATCAATTCGTTGAGGCGAGAGAACTGATGACGGCTGAATAAGATAGGAACAGTGGGAGTAATTGACGTTGTCCGTTTAGCGTCTTGACATTTATGGCAACGCATTTCATCGATTTGTGTCTCTGAGATTTCCATTTAACCGattttacaattatacaaaagaaaattacagAAACATTCTCATAGATGACACACCAGGTTCCGCTTTTCTTTAATGTTATTCTAATGCCTGACACTCTAAAAGCTCTTTATCAATGGCAtggaatatttgaatatttcgaaTGTTATGTTCATATCAGCAATATGAATGTGTCACGATTTCACGACATTGCCTTATGGATTTGTCAGCATTAGCATTAAAGATATCATCGAGCATAAcaagcattttttgttttgtttttgtatttgattcaCTTTGCACCATAATAATTGAGAAACACTTGGAGGAGCGATGATGATATCGTTGAATTAATTGAGCCAGACCATTAACTACAATGTATCCATGGCACAATTAGCCCAGTTTGTGCAAAAGAAAGTGGAACTTGGCCTATGCATATGGCTGAAATCGCTTTATAATGTGCAACgcaaattaacaacaattttgcagGCAATTTAACATAATCTTGATGCAGAGCGCAAGCTGGgagaaacaaatgaaaaaaaaacacactcaaATGCAGTTGAAATACCCTGTAAGTGTGAAAAGCGGAGCATATTAGTGGAGAGATTCAGAAAGATTCCATGAAAGGTTGTTTATTACTTCACagaacaaatgaaatgctaaAAGCAAGAAACAATCTTGAATTGaacccaaaagaaaaaatcaagaccgaaattccaaaataattcttaattcatttatgaaattcatttatactCTTTTCAAAACTGAACCCAGATAGAAATATCTTAAGTCAGgatgaaacatttttaaattaaaattgaaatatctCAAGTCAAGatgaaacatttttcaattttaatttaaaagtgtttaatCTTAACTTGAGATATTTCTATCTcgcttaaataaatcaaaaatgaactcttttaaatcttttttaagtttagttgtttttgtattactattatattagGAAAAAACCCAACAAAGTTCTGGAATTTGAGAAATTTACGATCTGAAAACAAgactttttaaaaatcaaaactatGATTGAAGATTGAGATGTTatttcgagtttttttttaaattaaaacctTCTTTAAAGTTGTTTAGGATTATAAAGTTTGCATATTCAAGATTTTCTTTCACTGTGTTGCTCCAactttttacagggtatgctgCTAGTCATGCTGCATGTGTTCAACTTTTGTTCTTGAGCTGTTTTTGCATGCATGtcagcaacgacgacgacgacgacgtcgacgatggtgatgacgatgacgttgCGACGCCTTTGGAAGAGTTGCCTACAATTTGTCTGGGCTCTTGAAATCTTTTGCGCTCCTCAGCATGAGACGTCggcataaattacaaattgcgcaaggaaacaaaaaataaatgaagttgCCTATGAGCAGCAGCCACACCAGGGAGACGACAAGTACAAGAAaactgtgagtgtgtgtgagtgtgagatGAATGCCACATTTGATGGCCGTTTATGTAgagaagacgaagacgaagttGCCAAGCTGCATTCTGCCAGATTGCATGGCTATGGctatggaaatgaaaatgctgaACAGCAGCACAGAGAGTCTCGAGTCTCTCAGGCCAAGCAACCAAGTGTGGCAAGGCAGCAGtcattgcaactgcaacgagagaaaaatatgaagaagcaacaaaacgaaaaaaaaagcataaacgACTTGATGACGCAGGAAGTGCTTGAGGGCGACATTGACAATGGGCACACAAAGCAAACGGTGCAAATATGTGTCCAAGACCAAGATTGCGGCTTCTCTTCAACATCACTCACAACGTTTGTacagagagtgaaagaaaCAAGGGGAAAAAGTAGCAAAGTCATTTGCAAAACGGTAGACGAAGACGAACGGCAAAAGGCTTATGAAATGTGATGCCATGTTAAAGACTGCGTTGACACCTCAACCTGAAACTGAACCCTGAGAATCAGCTTATGCTTGCTTGTGCTTGGGTTTGACCaggtcgtatacgtaatacgaGTACACGTGCACATCAAGACTTTTTGACCAGCGCCCATAGGTCCAATTAGccaaagacacacacagagtgatGTCTTCCTGATTTACTCTATGCGTTTTATAACTtacaactgtgtgtgtgtgtgtgtgtgtgtggggcaaTGGTGATATCATCAGAGCAATGTTTATCGTCTCGCccttttccacacacacacacccaacacCCACCAACTATCTCAGTGAATCAGTCGACTGTCCAGGTTGCGTGATAGTCACTTATTACTGTAATTGAAGGCACGAACATTAGCCTAACGTGCTGCGTAGATATTCAAAGTCGCAATTTTTGCGACAATGCGTTTCATATTGTGGAAGTTGCTGATTAAGCAGGCGTTGAACCTGTCTAAAGTTTTGGACATGCAGCTGGCAAATGTTTGTTATCTGAATTGCATTGTTCTCTTTTTCGACCGATAAATAAAACATCGTATAAAGATTGCAACCAGACGATCAGcgataataaatttaaaaatccaaaattgaacaagaaacaaaaagcacACAATTGTAAGAAAAACgtcataaattgaaaacattttgatCTTTATAAAaagctaataaaattatagactataatatatcacaaattataggattttttaaattgttaatagcgaacttaataatattaattatagatAGAATAAAATGATTTGTAAGCATAGTTTAGCTAGCTTTACAAAATTAGCCAGTtagctaaatataatattctaaaTGCAGCttagttttgttattaaaaatattttctatgaaGCATGTAAATAAGgtcaaaaatatgtataaattatattctaatgaataattaaaaattattaaattagcaaATTGATATCTAAAATTTCCCTTTGAGATTTTTTCCTTAACAAAATCTTATGTTATGTTCCTAACAagatcaaattatttatattcctataatattatttctatttcaaatCTCAAATTACTTAAGAAAATGCACTTTCATTTGAGCAATGCAATTTCTTgggtacattttttttttctt
It encodes:
- the LOC117576575 gene encoding myosin heavy chain 95F isoform X3, with the protein product MLEDTQLVWVRDPADGYIQGRITEIGSKEFEVTPIDRKFPKRTCHYDDIHSSCDGPQDHDDNCELMLLNEATFLDNLKTRYYKDKIYTYVANILIAVNPYREIKELYAPDTIKKYNGRSLGELPPHVFAIADKAIRDMRVYKLSQSIIVSGESGAGKTESTKYLLKYLCYSHDSAGPIETKILDANPVLEAFGNAKTTRNNNSSRFGKFIEVHYDGKCQVVGGYISHYLLEKSRICTQSAEERNYHVFYMLLAGAPQQLRDKLSLGKPDDYRYLSGCTQYFANAKTEQLIPGTQKSNSHQKKGPLKDPIIDDYQHFQNLDKALGRLGLSETDKMGIYTLVAAVLHLGNITFEEIPDDVRGGCQVSEASEQSMTITSGLLGVDETELRTALVSRVMQSKGGGFKGTVIMVPLKIYEANNARDALAKAIYSRLFDRIVALINQSIPFQASNFYIGVLDIAGFEYFTVNSFEQFCINYCNEKLQKFFNDNILKNEQELYKREGLNVPEITFTDNQDIIELIEAKANGIFTLLDEESKLPKPSPSHFTAEVHKSWANHYRLGLPRSSRLKAHRTLRDEEGFLVRHFAGAVCYNTEQFIEKNNDALHASLEGLVQECENPLLKQLFPSGSNTSVRGKLNFISVGSKFKTQLGELMEKLEQNGTNFIRCIKPNSKMVDRQFEGSLALAQLKCSGTISVLELMEHGFPSRVLFADLYSMYKSVLPPELVSLPARTFCEAMFQSLNLSAKDFKFGITKVFFRPGKFVEFDRIMRSDPENMLAIVAKVKKWLIRSRWVKSALGALCVIKLRNRIIFRNKCVLTAQRIARGFLARKQHRPRYQGIAKINKIRTNTLKTIEIANGLKLGRDEIVGGVNDIYRQIDDAINKIKQNPRITQREIDSMYTVVMANMNKLTVDLNTKLKEQQQAEEQERLRKIQEALEAERRAKEAEEQRLREEAENKRLKVEMETRRKLAEAQRLKQEEEDRRAALSLQAQLEKEAKDDAKYRQQLEQERRDHELALRLASESNGQVEDSPPVIRNGGLNDASPMGSNKLISFSQVVSNIASRYLNKSENVRAQQQALGKQKFDLSKWKYSELRDAINTSCDIELLEACRQEFHRRLKVYHAWKAKNRKRTTMDENERAPRSVMEAAFKQPPIVQPIQEIVAAQHRYFRIPFMRANAPDNTKRGLWYAHFDGQWIARQMELHADKPPILLVAGTDDMQMCELSLEETGLTRKRGAEILDHEFNREWERNGGKPYKSLGAKPNGAGI
- the LOC117576575 gene encoding myosin heavy chain 95F isoform X1, with translation MDFYTNHNKERHDPNSVRKMLEDTQLVWVRDPADGYIQGRITEIGSKEFEVTPIDRKFPKRTCHYDDIHSSCDGPQDHDDNCELMLLNEATFLDNLKTRYYKDKIYTYVANILIAVNPYREIKELYAPDTIKKYNGRSLGELPPHVFAIADKAIRDMRVYKLSQSIIVSGESGAGKTESTKYLLKYLCYSHDSAGPIETKILDANPVLEAFGNAKTTRNNNSSRFGKFIEVHYDGKCQVVGGYISHYLLEKSRICTQSAEERNYHVFYMLLAGAPQQLRDKLSLGKPDDYRYLSGCTQYFANAKTEQLIPGTQKSNSHQKKGPLKDPIIDDYQHFQNLDKALGRLGLSETDKMGIYTLVAAVLHLGNITFEEIPDDVRGGCQVSEASEQSMTITSGLLGVDETELRTALVSRVMQSKGGGFKGTVIMVPLKIYEANNARDALAKAIYSRLFDRIVALINQSIPFQASNFYIGVLDIAGFEYFTVNSFEQFCINYCNEKLQKFFNDNILKNEQELYKREGLNVPEITFTDNQDIIELIEAKANGIFTLLDEESKLPKPSPSHFTAEVHKSWANHYRLGLPRSSRLKAHRTLRDEEGFLVRHFAGAVCYNTEQFIEKNNDALHASLEGLVQECENPLLKQLFPSGSNTSVRGKLNFISVGSKFKTQLGELMEKLEQNGTNFIRCIKPNSKMVDRQFEGSLALAQLKCSGTISVLELMEHGFPSRVLFADLYSMYKSVLPPELVSLPARTFCEAMFQSLNLSAKDFKFGITKVFFRPGKFVEFDRIMRSDPENMLAIVAKVKKWLIRSRWVKSALGALCVIKLRNRIIFRNKCVLTAQRIARGFLARKQHRPRYQGIAKINKIRTNTLKTIEIANGLKLGRDEIVGGVNDIYRQIDDAINKIKQNPRITQREIDSMYTVVMANMNKLTVDLNTKLKEQQQAEEQERLRKIQEALEAERRAKEAEEQRLREEAENKRLKVEMETRRKLAEAQRLKQEEEDRRAALSLQAQLEKEAKDDAKYRQQLEQERRDHELALRLASESNGQVEDSPPVIRNGGLNDASPMGSNKLISFSQVVSNIASRYLNKSENVRAQQQALGKQKFDLSKWKYSELRDAINTSCDIELLEACRQEFHRRLKVYHAWKAKNRKRTTMDENERAPRSVMEAAFKQPPIVQPIQEIVAAQHRYFRIPFMRANAPDNTKRGLWYAHFDGQWIARQMELHADKPPILLVAGTDDMQMCELSLEETGLTRKRGAEILDHEFNREWERNGGKPYKSLGAKPNGAGI
- the LOC117576575 gene encoding myosin heavy chain 95F isoform X2 — encoded protein: MDFYTNHNKERHDPNSVRKMLEDTQLVWVRDPADGYIQGRITEIGSKEFEVTPIDRKFPKRTCHYDDIHSSCDGPQDHDDNCELMLLNEATFLDNLKTRYYKDKIYTYVANILIAVNPYREIKELYAPDTIKKYNGRSLGELPPHVFAIADKAIRDMRVYKLSQSIIVSGESGAGKTESTKYLLKYLCYSHDSAGPIETKILDANPVLEAFGNAKTTRNNNSSRFGKFIEVHYDGKCQVVGGYISHYLLEKSRICTQSAEERNYHVFYMLLAGAPQQLRDKLSLGKPDDYRYLSGCTQYFANAKTEQLIPGTQKSNSHQKKGPLKDPIIDDYQHFQNLDKALGRLGLSETDKMGIYTLVAAVLHLGNITFEEIPDDVRGGCQVSEASEQSMTITSGLLGVDETELRTALVSRVMQSKGGGFKGTVIMVPLKIYEANNARDALAKAIYSRLFDRIVALINQSIPFQASNFYIGVLDIAGFEYFTVNSFEQFCINYCNEKLQKFFNDNILKNEQELYKREGLNVPEITFTDNQDIIELIEAKANGIFTLLDEESKLPKPSPSHFTAEVHKSWANHYRLGLPRSSRLKAHRTLRDEEGFLVRHFAGAVCYNTEQFIEKNNDALHASLEGLVQECENPLLKQLFPSGSNTSVRGKLNFISVGSKFKTQLGELMEKLEQNGTNFIRCIKPNSKMVDRQFEGSLALAQLKCSGTISVLELMEHGFPSRVLFADLYSMYKSVLPPELVSLPARTFCEAMFQSLNLSAKDFKFGITKVFFRPGKFVEFDRIMRSDPENMLAIVAKVKKWLIRSRWVKSALGALCVIKLRNRIIFRNKCVLTAQRIARGFLARKQHRPRYQGIAKINKIRTNTLKTIEIANGLKLGRDEIVGGVNDIYRQIDDAINKIKQNPRITQREIDSMYTVVMANMNKLTVDLNTKLKEQQQAEEQERLRKIQEALEAERRAKEAEEQRLREEAENKRLKVEMETRRKLAEAQRLKQEEEDRRAALSLQAQLEKEAKDDAKYRQQLEQERRDHELALRLASESNGQVEDSPPVIRNGGLNDASPMGSNKLIRSENVRAQQQALGKQKFDLSKWKYSELRDAINTSCDIELLEACRQEFHRRLKVYHAWKAKNRKRTTMDENERAPRSVMEAAFKQPPIVQPIQEIVAAQHRYFRIPFMRANAPDNTKRGLWYAHFDGQWIARQMELHADKPPILLVAGTDDMQMCELSLEETGLTRKRGAEILDHEFNREWERNGGKPYKSLGAKPNGAGI
- the LOC117576575 gene encoding myosin heavy chain 95F isoform X4; its protein translation is MDFYTNHNKERHDPNSVRKMLEDTQLVWVRDPADGYIQGRITEIGSKEFEVTPIDRKFPKRTCHYDDIHSSCDGPQDHDDNCELMLLNEATFLDNLKTRYYKDKIYTYVANILIAVNPYREIKELYAPDTIKKYNGRSLGELPPHVFAIADKAIRDMRVYKLSQSIIVSGESGAGKTESTKYLLKYLCYSHDSAGPIETKILDANPVLEAFGNAKTTRNNNSSRFGKFIEVHYDGKCQVVGGYISHYLLEKSRICTQSAEERNYHVFYMLLAGAPQQLRDKLSLGKPDDYRYLSGCTQYFANAKTEQLIPGTQKSNSHQKKGPLKDPIIDDYQHFQNLDKALGRLGLSETDKMGIYTLVAAVLHLGNITFEEIPDDVRGGCQVSEASEQSMTITSGLLGVDETELRTALVSRVMQSKGGGFKGTVIMVPLKIYEANNARDALAKAIYSRLFDRIVALINQSIPFQASNFYIGVLDIAGFEYFTVNSFEQFCINYCNEKLQKFFNDNILKNEQELYKREGLNVPEITFTDNQDIIELIEAKANGIFTLLDEESKLPKPSPSHFTAEVHKSWANHYRLGLPRSSRLKAHRTLRDEEGFLVRHFAGAVCYNTEQFIEKNNDALHASLEGLVQECENPLLKQLFPSGSNTSVRGKLNFISVGSKFKTQLGELMEKLEQNGTNFIRCIKPNSKMVDRQFEGSLALAQLKCSGTISVLELMEHGFPSRVLFADLYSMYKSVLPPELVSLPARTFCEAMFQSLNLSAKDFKFGITKVFFRPGKFVEFDRIMRSDPENMLAIVAKVKKWLIRSRWVKSALGALCVIKLRNRIIFRNKCVLTAQRIARGFLARKQHRPRYQGIAKINKIRTNTLKTIEIANGLKLGRDEIVGGVNDIYRQIDDAINKIKQNPRITQREIDSMYTVVMANMNKLTVDLNTKLKEQQQAEEQERLRKIQEALEAERRAKEAEEQRLREEAENKRLKVEMETRRKLAEAQRLKQEEEDRRAALSLQAQLEKEAKDDAKYRQQLEQERRDHELALRLASESNGQVEDSPPVIRKSENVRAQQQALGKQKFDLSKWKYSELRDAINTSCDIELLEACRQEFHRRLKVYHAWKAKNRKRTTMDENERAPRSVMEAAFKQPPIVQPIQEIVAAQHRYFRIPFMRANAPDNTKRGLWYAHFDGQWIARQMELHADKPPILLVAGTDDMQMCELSLEETGLTRKRGAEILDHEFNREWERNGGKPYKSLGAKPNGAGI